A section of the Rubritalea squalenifaciens DSM 18772 genome encodes:
- a CDS encoding class I SAM-dependent methyltransferase yields the protein MYQSLEAELHDHFWNSEEDNTSELPLLQTFLKEHPGKTLEIGCGSGRLLLPLIAEGFDVEGMEFSQDMIQLLETSAKEQLLTPKVHHADALEIFDFEHKFHSFLIPAFTIQLFSRGQAHDLLKRLHDSAEKSASLYLTTFIPWAEITGELEEDEWHLDKEITLPNHSAARCETLHTIDRLNQTLHRRHRYSLTSSNGMDTRTHKSEQVIRYYGLPELTLLLEKSGWHLENVITDLDPGMLHPNAHLLTITASAEPA from the coding sequence ATGTACCAGTCACTTGAAGCTGAACTGCACGACCACTTCTGGAACTCAGAAGAGGACAACACCAGCGAACTCCCTCTACTCCAAACATTCCTCAAAGAACATCCCGGTAAAACTCTGGAAATAGGATGCGGCTCAGGCAGACTACTTCTCCCCCTGATCGCAGAGGGATTTGACGTAGAGGGCATGGAGTTCTCTCAGGATATGATTCAATTGCTAGAAACTAGCGCCAAAGAACAACTACTTACCCCGAAAGTACACCACGCTGATGCTTTAGAAATCTTCGACTTCGAGCATAAGTTTCATTCCTTTCTCATCCCAGCCTTCACCATCCAGCTCTTCAGCAGAGGGCAAGCGCATGACCTACTCAAGCGCTTGCACGACTCAGCAGAAAAATCGGCCAGCCTATATCTAACCACATTCATCCCCTGGGCAGAAATCACCGGCGAACTAGAGGAGGACGAATGGCATCTGGATAAAGAGATCACCCTCCCCAACCACTCTGCTGCTCGCTGTGAAACTCTTCACACCATCGACAGACTAAACCAGACTCTGCACCGTCGCCATCGCTACTCCCTCACCAGCAGCAATGGCATGGATACCCGCACTCATAAATCTGAGCAGGTCATTCGCTACTACGGACTTCCGGAACTGACACTCTTGCTCGAAAAGAGCGGATGGCATCTCGAAAATGTCATTACCGACCTTGACCCCGGAATGCTACACCCGAACGCTCACTTACTCACCATTACTGCGAGCGCGGAGCCTGCTTGA
- a CDS encoding GspE/PulE family protein produces the protein MYSNEDYLLELIAESGLISPDEIAETRASLTGSQSAIEKLISDHRLNEEQVAQVCAQSSSMDFVDLSSHSFSPDIFEAVSEDVARRFNAVPVYDDGMSLMVAIADPLNFEVLDTLPHVIGREITPVCATPSAITNAINAHYGGPTDYGGDIAQGVSLVGEGENVDPDEAPVIKLVSSILTEALQMRTSDIHIEPLETTLRVRYRVDGKLVEVANHPKKLLPAIIARLKVMSGTMSIAEKRLPQDGRIQLSVGDKEVDLRVSSVPSNHGESIVMRILDKSALMLGLPELGFLSDDQEVFQNYITLPDGIILVTGPTGSGKTTTLYGCLNYINKPDRKIITVEDPVEYEMPGINQVMVKTDIGMTFAAALRAMLRQAPNIIMVGEIRDAETANIAINASLTGHLVLSTLHTNDAPSAVARLADIGVKRFLIASALRAVLAQRLVRKLCQNCKQPMPLTDKEMRLLNIDASRAFDSTICGPQGCDQCRNLGYRGRAGIFEIFAVDEEVGNMINDNLTSPQLRKRARELGMRTMREDGIRKVLAGMTSAQEVLAVSNAD, from the coding sequence GTGTATTCCAACGAAGATTATCTACTAGAGCTGATCGCCGAGTCTGGGCTGATCAGTCCCGATGAAATTGCCGAGACGAGAGCCAGTCTGACTGGTTCTCAGAGTGCAATTGAGAAGTTAATTAGCGACCATCGCCTTAACGAGGAGCAAGTAGCACAAGTCTGTGCACAGAGTTCTAGCATGGACTTTGTAGACTTGAGTTCTCACTCATTTAGCCCTGATATTTTTGAGGCTGTCAGTGAGGATGTAGCGAGACGCTTTAATGCGGTGCCTGTTTATGATGACGGCATGAGCCTTATGGTGGCGATTGCTGATCCACTCAATTTTGAGGTGCTGGATACTTTGCCGCATGTCATTGGTAGAGAGATTACTCCGGTATGTGCTACTCCATCGGCCATTACGAATGCGATCAATGCACATTATGGCGGACCTACTGATTATGGTGGGGACATTGCCCAAGGGGTCAGTTTGGTTGGAGAAGGGGAAAATGTAGATCCTGATGAGGCTCCTGTGATCAAGCTTGTGTCCAGTATCTTGACTGAAGCCCTTCAGATGAGAACGAGTGATATTCACATCGAACCGCTGGAGACAACCTTGCGTGTACGCTACCGCGTTGATGGTAAGCTCGTCGAGGTGGCGAATCATCCTAAGAAGCTTTTGCCTGCGATTATTGCACGTCTCAAAGTGATGAGTGGTACCATGAGTATCGCGGAGAAGCGCTTACCGCAGGATGGTCGTATCCAGTTGAGCGTGGGAGACAAAGAGGTGGACCTTCGTGTGTCCAGTGTTCCGAGTAACCACGGTGAAAGTATCGTTATGCGTATTCTGGATAAGTCAGCCTTGATGCTGGGTCTTCCGGAATTGGGCTTCCTCTCTGACGATCAGGAGGTTTTCCAGAATTACATCACGCTTCCAGACGGTATCATTCTAGTTACTGGTCCGACGGGTTCTGGTAAGACAACAACTCTCTATGGCTGCTTGAACTACATCAACAAGCCTGACCGCAAGATCATTACCGTAGAGGATCCGGTGGAATATGAAATGCCGGGTATTAACCAGGTCATGGTGAAGACGGATATCGGGATGACTTTCGCGGCAGCACTTCGTGCCATGCTTCGTCAGGCGCCTAACATCATCATGGTGGGTGAGATTCGAGATGCTGAGACTGCGAATATTGCGATCAACGCGTCACTTACCGGTCACTTGGTGCTCTCCACACTGCACACCAATGATGCTCCAAGTGCGGTAGCGCGTTTGGCGGATATCGGTGTGAAGCGCTTCCTGATTGCCTCTGCTTTACGAGCTGTATTGGCACAACGTCTGGTGCGTAAGCTTTGCCAGAACTGTAAGCAGCCGATGCCGCTAACAGATAAGGAGATGCGTCTACTGAATATTGATGCTAGTCGTGCTTTCGATAGCACAATCTGTGGTCCTCAGGGCTGTGATCAGTGCCGTAACTTGGGTTACAGAGGTCGAGCCGGTATCTTCGAGATCTTTGCTGTAGATGAAGAAGTAGGTAATATGATCAATGATAACCTGACCTCTCCACAGCTGCGTAAGCGGGCTCGAGAGTTGGGTATGCGCACGATGCGTGAGGATGGAATCCGTAAGGTGCTTGCTGGTATGACCTCTGCACAGGAAGTACTTGCAGTAAGTAATGCGGACTAA
- a CDS encoding cation:proton antiporter yields the protein MFEFENINFSGFVTMVLGLGILAQWLAWRFKLPSILLLLAFGFGAGQLLGVNIDHFLPGASGESMLLSAVGICVAIILFEGGLTLKFSELKQSGAPVIRLCTIGVAVSFLITTAVGVYIFEWNWRIAAILGSILVVTGPTVIAPLIRHIKPSRKMASIVKWEGIVVDPIGAIMAVFVFQAALAGDVEAAKSAILYSLGVTLLVGIVLAFIIAKLIEILLRNHLIPDFLHSVFLLSVVCIAFVASNAIQKEAGLLTVTVMGIALANQKSVSVKHILEFKETLRTLIISILFIVLSGRVKSESLINALPVGLAFLAFLIILIRPASIFIANIFTKQTSFKERLFLAFLAPRGIVAAAVTAIFALELEHSASKPESNLPIEVASQAETMVPVVFIVIIGTVAFYGLLAAPLANKLKLASRNPRGVLFAGADSWARKIAFALREDGHDVLMLDTNYSNVAAATMDGIPAKRANILSEYVEEELDFSGLGQLVACTHNDEVNSLAAHEFTHIFSSADVWQVAPRDDKSHHTTAVAAHMRGRILFPGRPNHKELANMSADGMIVKKTSLTEQFTYEDFLNINPDAIPLFIHSEDRGLRPAANDMKKPNLGSTIYFLTFPSENYNAGSEVDVSIPFDEQKEIYLP from the coding sequence ATGTTCGAATTCGAAAATATCAATTTCTCCGGTTTTGTTACCATGGTGCTTGGTCTCGGAATTCTGGCCCAGTGGCTGGCATGGAGATTCAAGCTCCCATCCATCCTTCTGCTCTTAGCCTTCGGTTTCGGGGCCGGGCAATTGCTGGGTGTCAATATTGATCACTTCCTACCGGGAGCCTCAGGTGAGAGTATGCTACTCTCAGCAGTAGGTATCTGCGTAGCCATCATTCTGTTTGAAGGCGGCCTCACCCTCAAGTTCTCCGAACTCAAACAGAGCGGAGCCCCCGTAATCCGCCTATGCACGATAGGTGTGGCGGTCTCCTTCCTCATCACGACAGCGGTAGGAGTCTACATCTTTGAATGGAACTGGAGAATTGCAGCCATCCTCGGCTCTATCCTGGTGGTCACCGGTCCAACCGTGATTGCCCCGCTAATTCGCCACATCAAGCCATCTCGCAAGATGGCTTCCATTGTAAAATGGGAAGGTATTGTGGTGGACCCTATTGGTGCCATTATGGCGGTTTTTGTATTCCAGGCAGCCTTGGCTGGAGATGTTGAAGCCGCAAAGTCCGCTATCCTTTATTCCCTAGGCGTCACACTTTTAGTGGGTATCGTCCTTGCTTTCATCATTGCGAAACTCATTGAGATCCTCCTGCGCAACCATCTCATCCCGGACTTCCTTCACTCAGTCTTCCTTCTGTCTGTGGTCTGCATCGCCTTCGTAGCCTCTAATGCTATCCAAAAGGAAGCAGGCCTTCTCACTGTGACAGTGATGGGTATCGCTCTGGCCAACCAGAAATCAGTATCCGTGAAGCACATCCTGGAATTCAAGGAAACGCTACGCACCTTGATCATCTCCATTCTCTTCATCGTCCTCTCTGGGCGAGTGAAATCAGAAAGCCTCATCAACGCTCTGCCCGTTGGTCTGGCGTTCCTGGCCTTCCTGATCATCCTCATCCGTCCAGCCTCCATCTTTATCGCCAATATTTTCACCAAGCAGACCTCCTTCAAAGAGAGGCTCTTCCTAGCCTTCTTGGCTCCAAGGGGTATTGTTGCGGCTGCGGTGACCGCCATCTTTGCGCTCGAGCTGGAGCACTCAGCCAGCAAGCCAGAGTCAAATCTTCCAATCGAAGTAGCCTCTCAGGCAGAGACTATGGTTCCTGTCGTCTTTATCGTCATCATCGGAACCGTGGCATTTTATGGTCTCCTGGCAGCCCCACTGGCTAACAAACTGAAGCTCGCCTCCCGAAACCCTCGCGGTGTGCTCTTTGCTGGTGCCGATAGCTGGGCTCGTAAGATTGCCTTTGCTCTCAGAGAAGACGGCCATGACGTCCTCATGCTTGATACCAACTACTCGAATGTGGCCGCAGCCACCATGGATGGCATTCCCGCGAAAAGAGCCAATATCCTCTCCGAATATGTGGAGGAGGAGCTTGACTTCAGCGGACTTGGGCAACTTGTCGCCTGCACCCACAACGACGAGGTTAACAGCTTGGCCGCTCATGAGTTCACTCACATTTTCAGCTCAGCGGATGTCTGGCAAGTAGCTCCACGGGATGACAAGAGCCATCACACCACAGCCGTCGCCGCTCACATGAGAGGACGCATCCTATTCCCTGGCCGCCCCAATCACAAGGAGCTGGCCAACATGAGCGCTGATGGAATGATCGTGAAGAAGACCTCACTGACTGAACAATTCACGTATGAGGACTTTCTCAACATCAATCCAGATGCCATTCCGCTCTTTATTCACTCTGAAGATCGCGGTCTCCGCCCGGCAGCCAATGACATGAAAAAGCCAAATCTTGGCTCTACCATTTATTTCCTCACTTTCCCAAGCGAGAACTACAATGCTGGATCCGAGGTGGATGTCTCCATTCCCTTCGACGAACAAAAGGAAATCTACCTCCCCTAA
- a CDS encoding type II secretion system F family protein, whose protein sequence is MANFQYIALDAKGDQTTGTVQAGNEAEAIAQLRANGLYPTQVVEEGKGSLGTAAKGKAKKAPAVATKGKGKARPRKAKGGKLKPKVLMIFTRQLATLIDSGLPLLRSLTVLGKQEPNPVLKNTLNSLADSVQGGSTFSESLAQHPKIFNKLFVNMVKAGELGGVLEVVLTRLAEYMEKANKLKNKIVSAMVYPLIVLFIAVAILVFLMLVIVPKFKEMFADQDNAELPMISQMVFGFSDKMIAATFGIPNAVWIFLFVAAVFGVFKAWSNTDGGRKSVDAFKLKMPLFGDIQRKSAIARFSRTLGTLVTSGVPILQALSITRETAGNVIVSDAIDKVHDAVKEGESIVAPLQASKVFPAMVISMVDVGEETGQLPEMLLKIADVYDDEVDNSVTALTSILEPLMIVFLALVVGSIVFALFLPLIKMIQAMGQ, encoded by the coding sequence ATGGCTAATTTTCAATACATAGCTCTAGATGCCAAAGGTGATCAGACCACTGGCACCGTTCAAGCCGGCAATGAGGCCGAAGCTATCGCCCAGCTCCGTGCCAACGGACTCTATCCAACTCAAGTTGTTGAGGAAGGTAAGGGTTCACTTGGTACAGCAGCCAAAGGTAAAGCGAAGAAGGCACCGGCAGTTGCCACTAAGGGTAAAGGTAAAGCCCGTCCACGTAAGGCTAAAGGCGGTAAACTAAAGCCCAAAGTGCTGATGATCTTCACTCGTCAGCTCGCGACGCTAATTGACTCTGGTCTTCCGCTTCTTCGAAGCTTGACCGTGCTTGGTAAGCAGGAGCCAAACCCAGTCCTGAAAAATACTTTGAACTCTCTTGCCGACTCCGTGCAGGGTGGTTCTACATTCTCCGAGAGTCTTGCTCAGCACCCGAAGATTTTCAACAAGCTCTTCGTAAACATGGTGAAAGCCGGTGAGCTGGGTGGTGTTCTCGAAGTTGTACTGACACGTCTTGCTGAGTACATGGAGAAAGCCAACAAGCTGAAGAACAAGATTGTATCAGCGATGGTTTATCCGCTGATCGTTCTTTTCATTGCGGTAGCGATTCTTGTGTTCCTGATGTTGGTCATCGTTCCTAAGTTCAAGGAAATGTTTGCTGATCAGGATAATGCTGAGCTGCCAATGATCTCTCAAATGGTCTTTGGTTTCTCTGATAAGATGATTGCTGCTACCTTTGGTATACCAAATGCCGTCTGGATCTTCCTCTTTGTCGCAGCCGTATTTGGTGTCTTCAAGGCCTGGTCCAACACAGACGGTGGACGTAAGTCAGTCGATGCTTTCAAGCTGAAGATGCCACTGTTCGGTGACATCCAGCGTAAGAGCGCTATTGCTCGATTCAGTCGTACACTGGGTACCCTGGTGACCTCTGGTGTGCCTATTCTGCAGGCCCTGAGCATTACTCGTGAGACAGCAGGTAATGTGATTGTGTCTGATGCGATCGACAAGGTGCATGATGCGGTTAAAGAGGGTGAGTCCATTGTGGCTCCTCTTCAGGCAAGTAAGGTATTCCCTGCAATGGTGATCAGTATGGTCGACGTTGGTGAGGAGACTGGTCAGCTTCCAGAAATGCTTCTGAAGATTGCTGACGTTTATGATGATGAGGTGGATAACTCCGTTACCGCTCTGACGTCCATTCTTGAGCCGTTGATGATTGTCTTCTTGGCCTTGGTCGTGGGTTCGATTGTATTTGCATTGTTCCTACCATTGATTAAGATGATTCAGGCCATGGGTCAGTAA
- a CDS encoding transglutaminase-like domain-containing protein codes for MTWKLNAGGLDASLSVMSKADSHIIEPPRLMAGAAVVFWGALSGNALAGFVIAVLLEARNWVKIRWDFGEKGHVKAYQVSLFLLLIGMVMIWMDGAGHYALLKIVQWMPLYALPVELAQRYGRQDSMYLNTFFYFSRRRMIQDRREGREVSPLEINTGYPYIGLVLLAAACATQASWTYMAGIILFTLAVFMAVGRQRGMRSLGVLYLAPLVIILSALFQWGLVRLNNYFRNPGAQNAENLEAGGGAINAQYARLGGLGKVKQSKEVMWRVWTSMTPGYLRVASYDTYWDGLWTYNYRADGFEDAVEAFEQDGSITVGDVDHLAEVYREEDQARGADLRDEQGARIRGTVENGSPTTIVPSLPGYFAVSRMFGTNVTSENNPLGTLRLINRDVIIDYMLWAETGNVVQDALPRDKDLAVDVKEAPVIKNIARDLKLHELSSARAKVTALQRFFISEFEYATHFEADYDYREKSELEIFLTEAKKGHCEYFASAAVLLLRESGVPARYTIGYAVEEKEDDVWLIRGTHGHAWCRVFLDGKWEDVDFTPPGWLDADMAQVDMSLAERFQEWLKLLREDFQIWRQDEANQGKFWMAFSGLGLLLGGWLVFRLWQSRLSIDAEGAHVYWTGDKVETPLLQLEKYARNLLGPRPIGMPYGEWMSGLYDVEGVNRAELNKAITLHQKMRFDPAAEMDEAELVSLVAKVKSALKQAPRSQ; via the coding sequence GTGACTTGGAAGTTGAATGCTGGAGGATTGGATGCCAGTTTGTCCGTAATGAGTAAGGCTGATTCCCACATTATCGAACCACCACGCCTGATGGCGGGGGCCGCGGTAGTTTTCTGGGGGGCCTTGAGTGGGAATGCGCTGGCTGGTTTTGTGATCGCTGTGTTGCTGGAGGCGAGGAATTGGGTAAAGATCCGATGGGATTTTGGGGAGAAAGGGCATGTGAAAGCCTATCAAGTCAGCCTGTTTCTCTTGTTGATCGGCATGGTGATGATCTGGATGGATGGGGCGGGGCATTACGCCTTACTGAAGATCGTGCAATGGATGCCACTCTATGCCCTGCCGGTGGAGCTGGCTCAGCGCTATGGGCGTCAAGATAGCATGTATTTGAATACCTTCTTCTATTTCAGCAGGAGACGCATGATTCAGGACCGCAGGGAGGGCAGAGAGGTTTCCCCCTTGGAGATCAATACAGGCTATCCCTATATCGGGCTGGTCTTACTGGCAGCTGCATGTGCCACGCAAGCCAGCTGGACCTATATGGCTGGAATTATTCTGTTTACGCTAGCTGTTTTTATGGCTGTTGGCAGGCAGAGGGGGATGAGGTCACTCGGGGTTCTTTATCTTGCGCCCTTGGTGATCATTCTGAGTGCCTTGTTTCAGTGGGGGCTGGTGAGACTGAACAATTATTTTCGTAATCCTGGAGCTCAAAATGCTGAGAATCTGGAGGCAGGTGGCGGTGCCATCAATGCGCAGTATGCGCGGCTCGGTGGCCTAGGGAAAGTGAAGCAGAGTAAGGAGGTGATGTGGCGTGTCTGGACAAGTATGACTCCCGGGTATTTGAGGGTAGCGAGCTACGATACTTATTGGGATGGCTTATGGACCTACAACTACCGGGCGGATGGTTTTGAGGATGCCGTGGAAGCCTTTGAGCAGGATGGCTCTATTACGGTGGGTGATGTAGATCACTTAGCTGAGGTCTATAGAGAAGAAGATCAGGCTCGCGGCGCCGATCTGCGTGACGAGCAGGGGGCGAGAATTCGTGGGACCGTGGAAAACGGGAGCCCTACGACGATTGTACCTTCCTTGCCGGGCTACTTTGCGGTAAGTAGAATGTTTGGCACGAATGTGACCTCGGAAAATAACCCGTTGGGAACTCTGCGTTTGATCAACCGTGATGTGATCATTGATTACATGCTGTGGGCCGAGACGGGGAATGTGGTGCAAGATGCATTACCAAGAGACAAGGATCTTGCTGTCGATGTGAAAGAGGCGCCAGTCATTAAAAATATCGCCAGAGATCTCAAGTTGCATGAACTCTCATCGGCCCGAGCCAAGGTGACAGCTCTTCAGCGGTTTTTTATCAGTGAATTTGAATACGCGACCCATTTTGAGGCCGACTATGACTACAGGGAAAAATCTGAATTGGAGATTTTCCTGACGGAGGCGAAGAAGGGCCACTGCGAATACTTTGCATCAGCAGCTGTTTTGTTGCTGAGGGAGAGTGGCGTCCCTGCCCGCTATACCATCGGTTATGCCGTAGAAGAGAAGGAAGATGATGTGTGGCTGATCCGGGGGACTCATGGCCATGCTTGGTGTAGGGTCTTTCTGGATGGTAAGTGGGAGGATGTTGATTTTACTCCTCCAGGTTGGCTCGATGCCGATATGGCTCAGGTAGATATGAGTCTGGCAGAGCGATTTCAGGAATGGCTCAAACTTCTGAGAGAGGATTTCCAGATTTGGCGTCAGGACGAGGCGAATCAGGGCAAGTTCTGGATGGCCTTCAGTGGACTAGGCCTCTTGTTAGGGGGCTGGTTGGTCTTCCGTCTTTGGCAGTCACGTTTGTCGATAGATGCAGAGGGGGCTCATGTCTACTGGACAGGAGACAAGGTCGAGACGCCTTTGCTGCAGTTAGAAAAATATGCACGCAATTTGCTTGGGCCGAGGCCGATAGGCATGCCTTACGGAGAATGGATGAGCGGGCTATATGATGTGGAGGGAGTGAATCGCGCTGAGCTGAATAAAGCGATTACCTTACATCAGAAAATGAGGTTCGATCCGGCTGCTGAGATGGACGAGGCAGAGCTGGTCTCTCTAGTAGCGAAGGTGAAATCGGCTCTCAAGCAGGCTCCGCGCTCGCAGTAA
- a CDS encoding prepilin-type N-terminal cleavage/methylation domain-containing protein gives MKTQKKLLKKGFTLVEIMAVIAIIAILAGVGFGTFVLVNQNAAEKETKIIIENVSSQLEVLKNEGIALPDGDGGENSTRELVELLNEGIDGTPMIAQLDPDYSGKGKLVDDNGILLDAWGNPVRYRYPGTMNNMEDGFDLWSEGKEADEDKDDVKNW, from the coding sequence ATGAAAACCCAAAAGAAATTGTTAAAGAAGGGCTTCACCTTGGTCGAAATCATGGCCGTTATTGCCATCATTGCGATTCTGGCTGGCGTTGGCTTTGGAACCTTCGTTCTGGTGAACCAGAACGCTGCCGAAAAAGAGACCAAAATTATTATAGAGAACGTTAGTTCTCAGCTAGAAGTTCTGAAAAATGAAGGAATAGCTCTTCCGGATGGTGATGGTGGGGAAAATAGCACTCGTGAGCTTGTTGAGCTTCTCAATGAGGGAATTGACGGCACTCCAATGATCGCCCAGCTTGATCCAGACTACAGTGGTAAAGGGAAGCTGGTGGACGATAATGGCATCCTCTTGGACGCTTGGGGGAATCCTGTGCGCTACCGCTATCCCGGCACCATGAATAACATGGAGGATGGATTTGATCTCTGGTCAGAAGGCAAAGAGGCCGATGAAGACAAGGATGATGTGAAAAACTGGTAA
- a CDS encoding GspE/PulE family protein yields the protein MDNQQVIDLFSSRGMVDKFLAQDMLQSIEVTGKTIAETLKDFDIIGHKDEIWPVIASELGAEMVDLSDWTPPQELLALLPSGMARLHGALPVNVGPEGLHVCLVDPLNPQAAEDLRFALGREIILAVAPDYIVEEKINECYGGESQAMDDLLGQLDDASSGNPQDAQSEANSAPIIRYVDLVLYQAIKEKASDIHFEPFEKDFKIRYRVDGSLFEMAPPPSHLAKAIISRVKVMSNMNIAETRVPQDGRIVKQIGERQVDMRVSSLPTQHGESVVLRVLDRSNVNLDIESVGLPENIYEYVVDTIEKPNGIFIVTGPTGAGKTTTLYAALRKINTIDSKLLTAEDPVEYDIDGIIQVPVNEAIGLDFARVLRAFLRQDPDRILVGEIRDKETAQIAIQASLTGHLVLSTLHTNDAPGAVTRLVDMGTEPFLVAASLEGVLAQRLVRTICSSCRAPYDPSEAILSQLGLSPHELGDKEFYTGKGCDVCGTSGYKGRKGLFELLDITDPIREMITDRAPTVVLKQKAIELGMRTLREDGLRNIYDGSTTIEEVLKYT from the coding sequence ATGGACAATCAGCAAGTAATTGACCTTTTCAGCTCTCGCGGCATGGTGGACAAATTTTTGGCCCAGGACATGCTGCAATCAATCGAGGTAACCGGTAAAACTATTGCCGAGACTCTCAAAGATTTCGACATCATCGGCCACAAAGATGAGATCTGGCCAGTCATCGCCAGTGAACTCGGCGCGGAGATGGTGGATCTCTCAGACTGGACTCCTCCTCAGGAGCTCCTAGCTCTCCTTCCTAGCGGGATGGCTCGTCTGCACGGGGCTCTGCCTGTCAACGTTGGCCCGGAAGGGTTACACGTATGTCTCGTAGATCCTCTTAATCCTCAGGCAGCGGAAGACCTTCGCTTCGCGCTGGGTAGAGAAATTATCCTCGCCGTGGCACCGGACTACATTGTCGAGGAAAAGATTAACGAATGTTATGGTGGTGAGAGCCAAGCCATGGATGACCTGTTAGGTCAGCTGGATGATGCCAGCTCTGGGAATCCTCAGGATGCTCAATCCGAAGCGAATTCTGCTCCAATCATCCGTTATGTAGACCTCGTTCTCTATCAGGCGATTAAGGAGAAGGCATCTGATATTCACTTCGAGCCGTTTGAGAAGGATTTCAAGATTCGTTATCGTGTGGATGGATCTCTCTTTGAGATGGCTCCGCCTCCGTCACATCTGGCCAAAGCTATCATCTCTCGTGTGAAGGTGATGTCTAACATGAACATTGCGGAGACTCGCGTTCCTCAGGATGGCAGGATTGTGAAGCAGATCGGTGAGCGCCAGGTCGATATGCGTGTATCATCCTTGCCGACACAGCATGGTGAGTCCGTCGTACTTCGTGTTCTTGACCGTAGTAACGTAAACCTTGATATTGAGAGTGTTGGTCTACCAGAAAATATCTATGAGTATGTGGTCGATACCATTGAGAAGCCTAACGGCATCTTCATTGTTACTGGGCCTACTGGTGCCGGTAAAACAACCACGCTCTATGCGGCTCTTAGGAAGATCAATACCATTGATTCCAAGCTGCTAACAGCTGAGGATCCTGTGGAATATGATATCGATGGTATTATTCAGGTTCCTGTGAATGAAGCGATTGGTCTAGATTTCGCGAGAGTTCTTCGAGCCTTCCTTCGTCAAGACCCCGACCGTATTTTGGTGGGTGAGATTCGAGATAAAGAAACTGCGCAAATTGCCATTCAGGCCTCCCTGACTGGTCACTTGGTTCTCTCTACTCTGCACACGAATGATGCGCCGGGTGCGGTAACGCGTTTGGTGGATATGGGTACTGAGCCCTTCCTGGTAGCAGCCTCTCTAGAAGGTGTGCTAGCCCAGCGATTGGTGCGTACCATCTGTAGTAGCTGTCGTGCACCGTATGATCCAAGTGAGGCGATTCTGTCTCAGTTGGGGCTCTCTCCACACGAGTTGGGGGACAAAGAGTTCTACACCGGTAAGGGGTGTGATGTCTGTGGTACTAGTGGTTATAAGGGGCGAAAAGGTCTCTTCGAACTCTTGGATATTACGGATCCAATTCGTGAAATGATCACGGACAGAGCTCCGACCGTTGTACTGAAACAAAAGGCAATTGAGTTGGGAATGCGTACTCTTCGTGAGGATGGTCTGCGTAATATTTACGATGGGTCAACCACTATTGAAGAGGTGCTGAAATACACTTAA